In the genome of Coturnix japonica isolate 7356 chromosome 19, Coturnix japonica 2.1, whole genome shotgun sequence, one region contains:
- the MKS1 gene encoding Meckel syndrome type 1 protein codes for MAAPLWSAEAGGGVYRSRDPVRNLRLRVHIQRVSAAGPVPPQAALSPSGGPEGLGLSARTGHGAAGRPPAEEESAELGWQQKLFSQFEVDLYRHESACQTPLDRQYHEEILKLDRAGGRKNRRIFTYTDHDRFTNMEEHGQKVTDSDCEVPSYLAERMANVRRRRQDRKPLDGSSLKSKIITWEPSEEFIKNNHVINTPVQTMYIMADLGPYGKLGQKEYEHVLCTVKVDGNGVITVKPDFTGTKGAYWIELGGQKRELWKYTIENASVQVQREEEEREQRVFRDLYSRHREYLSSLVGSEFETTLPGTLRLLVNGEVVSAQGYEYDNLYVHFFLELPKHWSSPAFQQLSGVTQTCATKTVGWDNVAHFCYPFTLEMFFTQEDKSEECLLHWPVLYFEVLSLDFWQRYRVEGYGSVVLPTSPGLHVLTIPTWRPVELGTVAEMRRFFIGGSPELEDVTYARIPTTFKGKHLSRFGFRTKTTGNVTFRLYCLQQSKAFLETNALRHRMQSVLDRLGGLSQQSSVYNVLEAFHRARRRMQEARESLPQDLISTSASSVWKNPD; via the exons ATGGCGGCGCCGCTGTGGAGCGCGGAGGCGGGCGGCGGCGTGTACCGCTCCCGGGACCCGGTGCGCAACCTGCGGCTGCG GGTCCACATCCAGCGGGTATCGGCCGCCGGGCCCGTCCCGCCGCAGGCCGCGCTGTCCCCGAGCGGCGGCCCcgaggggctggggctgagcgCCCGAACCGGGCACGGGGCTGCGGGGCGACCCCCGGCCGAGGAGGAGAGCGCCgagctgggatggcagcagaagcTCTTCAGCCAG TTCGAGGTGGATCTGTACCGACACGAGTCAGCCTGCCAGACTCCGCTGGACCGGCAGTACCACGAGGAGATCCTGAAGCTGGACAGAGCCGGAGGGCGCAAGAACCGCCGCATCTTCACCTACACCGATCACGACCGGTTCACCAACATGGAGGAG CACGGCCAGAAGGTGACTGACTCAGACTGTGAGGTGCCCTCGTACCTGGCGGAGAGGATGGCCAATGTGAGGAGGAGAAGACAGGACCGTAAACCGCT AGATGGGAGTTCTCTCAAGTCAAAAATCATCACCTGGGAGCCCTCGGAAGAGTTCATAAAGAACAATCACGTGATTAACACTCCTGTTCAGACGATGTACATCATGGCGGACTTGGGACCTTATGGGAA GCTCGGACAGAAGGAATACGAACACGTTCTTTGTACAGTCAAGGTGGATGGCAATGGGGTGATCACAGTGAAGCCTGACTTTACTGGCACCAAAGGAGCCTACTG GATCGAGCTGGGCGGACAGAAGCGAGAGCTGTGGAAATACACCATTGAAAATGCATCAGTGCAAGTGCAGCGAGAGGAGGAGGAGCGTGAGCAGCGAGTGTTCAGAGAT ctgtaCAGTCGGCACAGGGAGTACCTCAGCAGCCTGGTAGGCTCAGAATTTGAGACG ACACTTCCTGGTACACTGCGGCTTTTAGTGAATGGAGAAGTAG TTTCAGCTCAAGGCTATGAGTATGACAACCTTTATGTCCATTTCTTTCTAGAGCTGCCTAAAC aCTGGTCAAGCCCCGCATTCCAGCAGCTGTCAGGAGTGACTCAGACCTGTGCCACCAAGACAGTGGGCTGG GATAATGTGGCACACTTCTGCTACCCCTTCACTTTGGAGATGTTTTTCACCCAAGAGGACAAATCAGAAG AATGCCTCCTGCATTGGCCCGTTCTCTACTTCGAGGTTCTGTCCCTGGATTTCTGGCAGAGGTATCGTGTCGAAGGTTATGGTTCTGTTGTGCTGCCAACATCTCCAg GTCTCCACGTGCTCACCATCCCGACCTGGCGCCCTGTAGAGCTGGGTACAGTTGCTGAGATGAGGAGATTTTTCATCGGTGGGTCTCCTGAGCTGGAGGACGTGACCTATGCCAGGATACCAACAACCTTCAAG GGAAAGCATCTGAGCCGCTTTGGTTTTCGCACAAAGACAACAGGGAATGTCACGTTCCGGCTTTACTGCCTGCAGCAATCCAA AGCCTTTCTGGAAACTAATGCCCTGAGGCATCGCATGCAGAGCGTTCTGGACCGGCTTGGAGGcctcagccagcagagctctgtctACAATGTTCTGG AGGCTTTCCATCGGGCTCGGCGGCGGATGCAGGAGGCCCGTGAGAGCCTTCCCCAGGACCTCATCAGCACTTCTGCCTCCAGTGTGTGGAAGAACCCTGACTGA
- the BCL7B gene encoding B-cell CLL/lymphoma 7 protein family member B isoform X2, which translates to MSGRSVRAETRSRAKDDIKKVMAAIERVRRWEKKWVTVGDTSLRIFKWVPVADSKEKEKSKAAGAAREPNGFPADSAANSSLLLEFQDENSNQSSLSDVYQLKVDSSPNSSPSPQQSESMSPAHTSDFRTDDSQPPTLGQETMEEPSLPSSEVADEPPTLTKEEPVPLETQVTEEEEDSGAPPLKRFCADQNSVCHTASES; encoded by the exons ATGTCGGGCCGCTCGGTGCGCGCCGAGACCCGCAGCCGCGCCAAGGATGACATCAAAAAAGTGATGGCGGCCATCGAGCGCGTCCGCAGATG GGAGAAGAAATGGGTGACGGTGGGAGACACGTCGCTGCGGATCTTCAAGTGGGTGCCCGTGGCCGACAGCAAAGAG aaagagaaatccaaGGCCGCTGGTGCCGCGCGGGAGCCCAACGGTTTCCCGGCTGACTCGGCTGCCAACTCCTCACTGCTGCTCGAGTTCCAAG ATGAGAACAGCAACCAGAGCTCCCTGTCCGACGTTTACCAGCTCAAGGTGGACAGCAGCCCCAATTCCAGCCCCAGTCCCCAGCAGAGCGAGTCCATGAGTCCCGCCCACACGTCTGACTTCCGCACAGACGACTCACAGCCGCCCACACTGGGGCAGGAGACTATGGAAG aGCCCTCTCTGCCTTCCTCGGAAGTTGCCGATGAGCCTCCCACTCTTACAAAAGAAGAGCCGGTCCCTCTTGAGACTCAG GTAactgaagaggaggaggactCTGGCGCACCGCCTCTGAAGAGATTTTGTGCTGATCAGAACTCTGTGTGCCACACAGCCTCGGAGAGCTAG
- the BCL7B gene encoding B-cell CLL/lymphoma 7 protein family member B isoform X1 has translation MSGRSVRAETRSRAKDDIKKVMAAIERVRRWEKKWVTVGDTSLRIFKWVPVADSKEKEKSKAAGAAREPNGFPADSAANSSLLLEFQGAVSADENSNQSSLSDVYQLKVDSSPNSSPSPQQSESMSPAHTSDFRTDDSQPPTLGQETMEEPSLPSSEVADEPPTLTKEEPVPLETQVTEEEEDSGAPPLKRFCADQNSVCHTASES, from the exons ATGTCGGGCCGCTCGGTGCGCGCCGAGACCCGCAGCCGCGCCAAGGATGACATCAAAAAAGTGATGGCGGCCATCGAGCGCGTCCGCAGATG GGAGAAGAAATGGGTGACGGTGGGAGACACGTCGCTGCGGATCTTCAAGTGGGTGCCCGTGGCCGACAGCAAAGAG aaagagaaatccaaGGCCGCTGGTGCCGCGCGGGAGCCCAACGGTTTCCCGGCTGACTCGGCTGCCAACTCCTCACTGCTGCTCGAGTTCCAAG GTGCTGTTTCTGCAGATGAGAACAGCAACCAGAGCTCCCTGTCCGACGTTTACCAGCTCAAGGTGGACAGCAGCCCCAATTCCAGCCCCAGTCCCCAGCAGAGCGAGTCCATGAGTCCCGCCCACACGTCTGACTTCCGCACAGACGACTCACAGCCGCCCACACTGGGGCAGGAGACTATGGAAG aGCCCTCTCTGCCTTCCTCGGAAGTTGCCGATGAGCCTCCCACTCTTACAAAAGAAGAGCCGGTCCCTCTTGAGACTCAG GTAactgaagaggaggaggactCTGGCGCACCGCCTCTGAAGAGATTTTGTGCTGATCAGAACTCTGTGTGCCACACAGCCTCGGAGAGCTAG
- the TBL2 gene encoding transducin beta-like protein 2: protein MEAALGLGLLLLVAALLVAAALRRAAPGRTATGPALTGPVLTGPAASSPDSPRRAKPRPRREKPQREPGFTHRLLAAALKGHVGAVSCLHFSSNGKHLASCADDRTVRLWSTRDFTAREHRSVRGNVELDHAELVRFSPDGRALLVWLANGETIRVYKVTKKDDDSFTFTPSSEDFPKKHKAPVINMGVAETGKFIMTASSDTTILIWSPKGEVLASINTNQMNNAYATVSPCGRFVASCGFTPDVKVWEVCFGKKGDFREVTRAFELKGHTAGVYSFAFSNDSRRMATVSKDGTWKFWDTDVEYKKQQDPYLLLTGSCDVAEPCRIALSPDAHVAAISCGTNITVYNTRRGEEEERFVGVHTQHIADLAFDTSGRFLVSCGDRAIRVFHNTAGYRAVLEEMEAALRRSSSRTTKERLEQQIHSARRALTAVCGRKR, encoded by the exons ATGGAGGCGgcgctggggctggggctgctcctgctcgTGGCCGCGCTGCTCGTGGCGGCTGCGCTGCGCCGGGCTGCACCGGGGAGAACGGCCACCG GCCCCGCACTGACCGGCCCGGTGCTGaccggccccgccgcctccaGCCCCGACAGTCCCCGCAGGGCGAAGCCGCGGCCGCGCAGGGAGAAGCCGCAGCGTGAGCCCGGCTTCACGCACCGCCTGCTGGCCGCCGCGCTCAAG GGTCACGTTGGCGCTGTGAGCTGCCTGCACTTCAGCAGCAATGGGAAGCACTTGGCGTCCTGCGCCGACGATCGCACCGTGCGGCTCTGGAGCACACGCGACTTCACGGCGCGCGAGCACCGCAGCGTGCGGGGAAACGTGGAGCTGGACCACGCCGAGCTCGTCCGCTTCAGCCCCGACGGCAG GGCGCTCCTCGTCTGGCTGGCAAACGGAGAGACAATTCGTGTCTATAAAGTGACGAAGAAGGACGACGACAGCTTCACCTTCACACCATCCTCCGAGGATTTCCCAAAGAAGCACAAAGCTCCCGTCATTAACATGGGAGTCGCAGAGACAG GGAAGTTTATCATGACAGCTTCCAGTGACACTACCATCCTGATCTGGAGCCCCAAGGGTGAAGTCCTTGCCAGCATTAACACTAACCAGATGAACAATGCCTATGCTACTGTATCACCCTGCGGGAG gTTTGTGGCATCGTGTGGCTTTACTCCCGATGTGAAGGTTTGGGAAGTATGTTTTGGCAAGAAAGGTGACTTCCGGGAAGTGACCAGGGCTTTTGAGCTGAAAGGCCACACTGCTGGCGTGTATTCCTTCGCCTTCTCTAATGACTCGAGGCG GATGGCTACCGTTTCCAAGGACGGGACGTGGAAGTTCTGGGACACGGATGTGGAGTACAAGAAGCAGCAGGACCCGTACCTGCTGCTGACGGGGAGCTGTGATGTGGCGGAGCCGTGCCGCATCGCGCTGTCCCCTGACGCTCACGTGGCGGCCATCTCCTGCGGCACCAACATCACCGTGTACAACACGCgcagaggggaggaggaggagcgcTTCGTTGGTGTCCACACGCAGCACATCGCAGACCTGGCCTTCGACACCAGCGGCCGCTTCCTGGTGTCCTGCGGGGACCGTGCGATCCGTGTGTTCCACAACACGGCCGGGTACCGCGCGGtgctggaggagatggaggcggcgctgaggagaagcagcagcagaaccacaAAGGAGCGGCTGGAACAGCAGATCCACAGCGCCAGGAGAGCATTGACTGCTGTGTGTGGCAGGAAGAGATAA